One genomic segment of Hypomesus transpacificus isolate Combined female chromosome 5, fHypTra1, whole genome shotgun sequence includes these proteins:
- the LOC124468195 gene encoding T-complex protein 1 subunit zeta-like, whose protein sequence is MTAVKALNPKAEVARAQAALAVNISAARGLQDVLKSNLGPKGTMKMLVSGAGDIKLTKDGNVLLHEMQIQHPTASLIAKVATAQDDITGDGTTSNVLIIGELLKQADLYVSEGLHPRIIAEGFEAAKEKALEVLEEMKVTREMDRETLIHVARTSLRTKVHKELADLLTEAVVDAVLAIAKPNEPIDLFMVEIMEMRHKTDSDTQLIRGLVLDHGARHPDMKKRVEDAYVLTCNVSLEYEKTEVNSGFFYKSADERDKLVSAERKFIEERVQKIIALKNSVCPNGEKSFVVINQKGIDPYSLDTLAKDGIVALRRAKRRNMERLTLACGGIPMNSVDDLTPECLGHAGLVYEHTLGEEKFTFIEKCGNPRSVTLLVKGPNKHTLTQIKDAVRDGLRAVKNAIEDGSVVPGAGAFEVAVADALVKHKSKVKGRAQLGVQAFADALLIIPKVLAQNSGYDAQETLVKLQTEYKESGQLVGVDLSSGEPMVAGEAGVWDNYSVKKQLLHSCTVIASNILLVDEIMRAGMSSLKG, encoded by the exons ATGACTGCCGTGAAAGCGCTGAACCCAAAAGCCGAGGTGGCGAGGGCCCAGGCCGCCTTGGCTGTGAATATTAGTGCTGCCCGCGGACTTCAGGATGTGTTGAAGAGTAATCTGGGACCAAAGGGGACCATGAAAAT GCTCGTGTCTGGTGCCGGGGACATCAAGCTGACAAAAGACGGTAATGTCTTGTTGCACGAAATG CAAATCCAGCACCCGACAGCATCACTGATCGCCAAGGTGGCCACAGCGCAGGATGACATCACAGGAGATGGGACCACCTCCAATGTCCTAATCATTGGGGAGCTCTTGAAACAGGCTGACCTGTACGTGTCAGAG ggCCTCCACCCCAGAATTATAGCCGAGGGCTTTGAGGCAGCGAAGGAGAAGGCCTTGGAGGTACTAGAGGAGATGAAGGTGACACgggagatggacagagaaaCACTCATCCACGTAGCACGCACCTCCCTCAGAACCAAGGTCCACAAAGAGCTTGCTGACCTACTCACCGAG GCTGTAGTAGATGCTGTGCTGGCCATCGCTAAACCCAACGAGCCCATCGACCTGTTCATGGTGGAGATCATGGAAATGAGGCACAAGACAGACAGTGACACACA gctaATCAGGGGACTGGTGCTGGACCACGGGGCCAGGCACCCAGACATGAAGAAGCGTGTGGAGGACGCCTACGTGCTGACCTGCAACGTGTCCCTGGAGTACGAGAAGACCGAGGTCAACTCAGGCTTCTTCTACAAGAGTGCGGACGAGAGGGATAAGCTGGTGTCGGCTGAGAGGAAGTTTATCGAGGAGCGCGTGCAGAAGATCATCGCTCTGAAGAACTCCGTGTGTCCTAACGGGGAGAAAAGCTTTGTCGTCATAAACCagaag GGAATTGATCCGTACTCCCTGGATACTTTGGCCAAGGACGGCATTGTAGCGCTGCGCAGAGCCAAGAGGAGGAACATGGAGAG ACTCACTCTGGCCTGTGGAGGTATTCCTATGAACTCTGTGGACGACCTCACTCCTGAATGCCTAGGCCACGCAGGCCTGGTGTACGAACACACACTG ggagaggagaagttCACATTCATTGAGAAGTGTGGGAACCCTCGCTCAGTGACCCTGCTGGTGAAGGGCCCcaacaagcacaccctcacacagatcAAAGATGCCGTCAGGGACGGCCTGAGAGCAGTCAAGAACGCCATTGAGGATG GAAGTGTGGTGCCTGGAGCAGGTGCCTTTGAGGTGGCTGTGGCTGATGCTTTGGTGAAGCACAAGTCCAAGGTGAAGGGAAGGGCCCAGTTGGGAGTGCAGGCCTTTGCAGATGCTCTTCTCATTATCCCCAAG gTTCTGGCCCAGAACTCTGGCTATGATGCCCAGGAGACCTTGGTGAAGCTGCAGACTGAGTACAAGGAGTCTGGACAGCTGGTAGGAGTGGATCTCAGCTCAG GTGAGCCCATGGTGGCTGGTGAGGCAGGTGTTTGGGACAACTACAGTGTCAAGAAACAGCTTCTGCATTCATG CACGGTAATTGCCAGTAACATCCTGCTGGTGGATGAGATCATGAGGGCTGGAATGTCTTCTCTAAAGGGTTGA
- the LOC124468157 gene encoding protein NipSnap homolog 2-like, whose translation MATRVLHSVGSGLKQTKNGVWTNGQVSLIARNLSASTNKQSEDSWFKSLFVRKVDPRKDPHSHLLAKKEESNLYKIQFHNVKPECLDAYNKLCDDVLPSITADSHYPCELVGTWNTWYGEQDQAVHLWRYRGGYPALTECMNKLRQNKEFMEYRNERGKMLLSRKNQLLLEFSFWNEPVPRPGPNIYELRTYQLRPGTMIEWGNYWARAIEFRQQDQEAVGGFFSQIGSLYMVHHLWAYKDLQSREDTRNAAWQHEGWDEVVYYTVPLIQHMESRIMIPMKTSLLK comes from the exons ATGGCGACCCGAGTCCTTCACAGTGTAGGCAGTGGGCTGAAACAGACTAAAAACGGGGTCTGGACAAACGGACAAGTCTCACTTATTGCCAG GAATCTCTCAGCATCCACCAATAAACAGAGTGAGGACAGCTGGTTCAAGTCTCTGTTTGTTCGAAAGGTGGATCCCAGAAAGGATCCTCACTCTCACCTGCTCGCTAAGAAGGAAGAAAGCAACCTCTATAAGATACaat TTCATAATGTCAAGCCTGAGTGCCTTGACGCTTACAACAAACTTTG TGATGATGTCCTGCCCTCCATCACTGCTGACTCTCACTACCCATGTGAGCTGGTAGGTACCTGGAACACATGGTATGGAGAACAAGACCAAGCCG ttcacctatggagatATCGGGGAGGCTACCCTGCCCTAACGGAGTGTATGAACAAACTCAGGCAGAATAAG GAGTTCATGGAGTATAGAAACGAGCGTGGGAAGATGCTCCTGTCCCGGAAGAaccagctgctgctggagttCAGCTTCTGGAATGAGCCTGTACCCCGTCCAGGACCTAACATCTACGAGCTCCGCACCTACCAACTCAGA CCAGGAACCATGATTGAGTGGGGAAACTACTG GGCTCGTGCCATTGAGTTCCGTCAGCAGGACCAGGAAGCTGTGGGAGGCTTCTTCTCTCAGATCGGTAGCCTCTACATGGTACACCACCTCTGGG CTTACAAAGATCTCCAGTCAAGAGAAGACACCAGAAATGCAGCCTGGCAACATGAGGGCTGGGATGAAGTTGTTTATTACACTG TTCCTTTGATCCAGCACATGGAGTCAAGAATAATGATCCCAATGAAGACTTCTCTTCTGAAGTAG
- the mrps17 gene encoding 28S ribosomal protein S17, mitochondrial → MSVNKASVHAKWIIGKVVGTKMQKTAKVRVTRMVLDPYLLKFYNKKKTYFAHDVLQQCTVGDIVLLKALTERRSKHVKHELAEIVHKVGKGVDPLTGKRVAGTDFLEPLSDPTQRLEQETTLTEKLRELNISAASSDKSSACTKPASSSAATTV, encoded by the exons ATGTCGGTGAATAAGGCATCGGTCCATGCCAAATGGATCATTGGCAAAGTTGTCGGCACCAAAATGCAGAAGACAGCCAAAGTTCGAGTGACTCGAATGGTGCTGGACCCATACCTTCTTAAG TTCTACAACAAGAAGAAGACCTACTTCGCTCATGATGTCTTGCAGCAGTGCACTGTGGGTGACATAGTTCTTTTGAAGGCCCTAACAGAGCGCAGGTCCAAGCATGTGAAACATGAACTGGCAGAGATTGTGCATAAAGTAGGGAAAGGAGTGGACCCTCTGACTGGGAAGAGGGTTGCAGGAACAGATTTCTTGGAGCCCCTAAGCGACCCCACACAGCGCCTTGAGCAGGAAACAACGCTAACGGAGAAATTACGGGAACTTAACATCTCTGCCGCCTCTTCAGACAAAAGCTCTGCTTGTACAAAACCAGCCTCTTCTTCTGCAGCAACAACAGTCTAA